The Arachis duranensis cultivar V14167 chromosome 9, aradu.V14167.gnm2.J7QH, whole genome shotgun sequence genomic sequence CGGGTCAGACCCGGAACCTGCACTCAGGTTCGAATAGTCTCTATAAAAGTATAGATTGTACTGTTGAAAATAGAACTGAAAAAGTGGTACGTGTATTGCAGCAATTGATGATTTTTGATGGTGGTGATAGTAGAAGGTCTTTTGGTGGTGGGTTGCAAGATTGGGTTTAGATTTGGAAAAAAACTTAGTTGTTGAaaagtgaaaataataataataaaagaggaagaagaaagattgTGAAATTGTGTAGGAATGGTGATAAAATATTAGTAAGGGTAATTTGAAAGTTTTAAATAGATTTTTAGATTTTGATTAGTTTtgtcaattaaaatttattttttattggtttaatattagttttattttttttatgaatagatttattaatgtttaaatcttttaataattaaaaataattatttattctatatttataaGAGAAGTTTTTTGGTACTTATAATTTTTGTACCTAAATTAGTTAAAGTAGAGATAAAAAAAGATAgaatttactcttttatttttagattttatatctaaaatttagccacaataaaaaataccatattataatataatatacttTAGTGAGAATAAAAAGGGAAATATTTTCGGAGCCCTAAATATTAGGAAACCCTAACACTCTATAAAAGCTCACCGTCACTCGTTGTTCTTACTCAAGTCTCTTGAATCTCTCACGGCTAGGCTCTGCTCTGCTCTGCTCTTCTCTTCTCGTTTCTTCGATCTTAGAAGTTAGAGCAAAGAACTGCAACCATGCTGGTTTACCAGGATCTTCTTACAGGTGAAAAGCTTTCACCTTTTTctgttatatttattttctatttttatttttattcctttGCTATGTGTGTAATTTAAGATCTCAGTTGTTGTATGTTTTTATGGATGAGGATCGAAACTTGTTAAATAAAGTAAATTTCGTGTTATGTTTGGTAGAATATGTAGTTCTTAGGATCCACTTTCATTGATTCTGCTAGTCCTTTAATAAACTCTGTGATAAAGTTTTCCCGGGTTTAGATTTGTTCTTGCCCCAAGAAGCTCTGCTTATGATAAGTcgttttaattaataattattaaggTTGTTTGCTATTTTTTCTATCTGAGATTATAATTTTCTGTCTATCTCTGGGTTATCCTTTTACACTTGCTGTGATTATCTCAGATTCTAAatcttttctgatttttttaatcAGTCTGGTTGTTGATCAGTTAGATCATCATGCAATTAAGTGGTCCTCACTATCAATATAATTATGCTTTTgcaaattgattaattaattaattaattaattgtgaaAGTGAGTTAATACGGTTGATCTGATGGTAATAGTTAAGTGCTTGAACTCGTCTAACTTGGATTTCTTGATGAATGTTTTAGGCGATGAACTTCTCTCTGACTCGTTCCCTTACAAGGAAATTGAGAATGGAATCCTCTGGGAAGTTGAAGGAAAGGTTAGGAAATAGGAACTCCTTATATTCTGGAATCTTTGTTTCCTTTTCAGGGTTTGTTTTTTCGTTTGTTAAGTGTTGATGAGTTAATTGTGTAATGTGGGTTTTGGCAGTGGGTTGTTCAAGGAGCAATTGATGTAGATATTGGTGCTAACCCTTCCGCAGAAGGCGGAGAAGAGGATGAGGGTGTCGATGATCAAACTGTCAAAGTAGTTGATATTGTTGATACTTTTAGGCTTCAGGTcaggcatatatatatatatatatatatatataagaaaaaaccATATTTGGATACTTCGCTatgcaaatatttttttatcttcttatttACATGtattttgttcaatttttaCAGGAGCAACCAGCTTTTGATAAGAAACAATTTGTTACTTTCATGAAGAGATACATTAAGTTGCTGACAGCCAAATTAGAGCCAGAGAAGCAAGAGCACTTCAAGAAGAACATTGAGGGAGCAACTAAGTTCCTCCTCTCAAAGCTCAGTGACCTTCAATTGTAGGTTCTTCCCCAATCTAATTACATTATCCTACTCcttcaattttataataaattacacTCACCTCTCTTGAGCTTTAAGTCATATAACCGTTTACATTAATCTTGTCTTGAGATTTATGTGATACTGTGGTAATACATTTGATACCATTATGTCTTGTGGAATGTGACACTAATGGGACAAATCATGTTGTAGCTTGGGTAAGCTATCACTTAATAACTAATGCTAATTGATTGCGTATCAATGTTGCAGTTTTGTTGGGGAGAGCATGCACGATGATGGAAGCCTGGTGTTTGCATATTACAAGGAAGGTGCAACTGATCCTACTTTTCTCTACTTTGCTCATGGATTGAAGGAAGTCAAGTGTTAAGCACCTGGTTCCGAGACTTTGTATCGGTTTGCAGACGCATTAGTTATATGAAGATCTCTTATATTTGAGctagataaaaaaaatcttcatAATTTAGTCTGTTGTGTTTTTGGGATTTGGTATTCTTTAGTAATTGACATTGAGTGTTCATTGTTATGTTATAAGGAGAGCTTTGTTTCCAAGATTTGCTTTCCAAGATGTTttcctatatttatttttagaggaGTGTGTTATcgcaaaataatttaatttaattctcaaCTTAATAAAGATATAAATAAACAAGGATAAAATTGTCATGTCAAATTCAGTTATTTTTAGTTTCTGAAGTTTTTTCCtacaaaattggaaaaaaaatcgtTTTGGTCGACCCTAAAACTATTATGTATATACTCCCCATTCAAGCCAgggaaaaacattaaaatttatcCAACCACGGTTTTGTATGGTCCCATGAGATTTGTCAAGAATTATCCACCCTATGTTAGCTGGAAATACCGAAATAGTGCTGGAAATCGGACTGGATTGGCCGGCCGAGCTGGTTCAACCCGaacatgataataataaaaatggttcGGCCAGCTGTCAATAACAGCTAATTAAAGAACTGTTTGAAAACCGTTGAACCAGTTGAAAACCGGCCGGTTCTAAGAAAACGGCACTGTTTTacgtttaaaaagaaaaaaaaaagaaaaaccaaaagcCACTCGTGACCCCCTCCCTCCAGCCCCCTAAGCAAAATCAAAACGGCAAAACCTTAGCCTTAGGTTCCTTGCCGCCGCCGTCCCGGGTTCTCGGCGCCTCTGCCTCTGCTTCTGCCTCTTCCCCTTGTCCGGAACCTAGCTAGCTCGGCACGTCGTCCATTGGCTTCTCGGTTCGTAGCTTGGAGCAGTTCGCCGTTTGCCGTCGTCTCACCTCTCGCCGGTCACCGTCCGTGTCTCCGTTGAAGGTGAGTGGCCGTGCTTTGCttcttcattttaattttgttctggTTACTGATGGCTCTGTTTAATTTCTGAATGCTCGGTTCTTCTCCTTTTTATTTCGGAAATTTTTGTTCAAATAATGTTGCTAATATTGCtaatgttcttcttcttcttcttgctaaTGCTCTGTTCAATTTAGTGTCATCACTGTTGAGTTTGTTTCAGTGTTTTGAATGTCTGATACTCTGATTTGTGACTTTTTGAatctgaaattaattaaataattgattgTGTTGTTAAAACTtgaaattattgattaaaatggatttgttatgctgctgttgccattttttaatttttgaatatgaTGTTTCTCAATTTTTGTTGAAATAGTTATTGATTTCAGGGTTTAGAGTGAATttgttgtttgtatttaacTTTTGTTGCTGTTTTTTTTGGCTCTGTTAAATTGTGTTAAGTTGCTACAATCAAGCTTGTGCATTGGCCTGTTCATCTTCACTTGTAAGAacaaaaagttttttatttaatgatccATTAACTACCTCATTTTCTGGTACCATTTCTTTTGTTATGACTTTAGTTGAAGAAATCGGAAGGGCTGGATGAGGAGACATTGATGCCTCACGATCACAATTACGGAATATGTTTAAATAATCATCCAAAAAAAAACTCACAAGAACATCTTGGGGTTTTGATGAATTAGactttgatgatgattttttgcCCAGAATTAAGTTTCTAACATTTTGTCTTCCCATCATTCAAAAGATCAATATGCAAGAATCATGTACTAATAAAAAACTCAATGtcttttaaattagaaaaatgcTAAACTAAACAAAGTAGTCCCAATCAATATCAATTTATACCATCTCTTGATTCTTCTACTCAATACGGTAAACAAATCTGCAGCAagtttttgtgaattttgatgattgataaatttatatgttgacaaattgatatttaatatttgatatttCTTTATACTATTTAACTTGAGTTTGtattttgataagatcatatAAATTTAACTGATGACATTTTATgtagtgttttaaatttaaaaaatattttaatatttatattagattataattatattttaaaaaatatttatttataatttatttattattttattttaaaataattttttcggttaaattattaattagatcGGTTAAACTAATAACTTAatgaacaaataattaaaacgGTTTAATCAGTCCGATTTTCTGAACTTGCATCAAAGTGAAATTAGAactggatttttatttttaatttttgagagCTAGGAGAAAAATCAGGAACTATATTTTCTCGCACCTCTAAATATCAGCAATCTGACCCACACCGTCCTTCAAAACCCTAATATTCTATATAAACGGCTCACCgcctctcttctcctcctctgAGTCTCTCACCACTCTCTACTTcccataattataataaaattgttCTGATCGTATTCGATTTCTTTGTTCGTAGATCAATCAACAACTGCAACCATGTTGGTTTACCAGGATCTTCTTACAGGTGAAATttcaccttctttcttttttaattttgtttcctcTGCTATGGTTTGTTGTAGTTCTTATGAATCCACTTTCGTCAAAACTGATACGCTAGGTTCCTAGATCAATTTATTTGGACACAAATTGTTTTCATATAACTTGCAATTTGTATTCAGATTTATTCATGCATCCAACAATATACCAAATTTTGAGGGTGATAGTCAAACCGGAACGGGGATTTAATTAAGTGTGTTGTTTTTCATGGATAAGATTTTCCGTGATTCAGATTTTAGCAGCTttgattgtgattttttttcttaattaacaaaaataatgttATTTGTTCCGTTTCTGTGGGTTAGGGTTTGCCACTTATCTACAATTGTTTCAGATGCTAAAACTTTTCTGATTCTGTTAGAAAGCGATTTACTTGTAAGGATGATACCCTTGCACTTGGTAATTAATTGGATCATCATGTGTTTAGAGTG encodes the following:
- the LOC107465304 gene encoding translationally-controlled tumor protein homolog isoform X2, encoding MLVYQDLLTGDELLSDSFPYKEIENGILWEVEGKWVVQGAIDVDIGANPSAEGGEEDEGVDDQTVKVVDIVDTFRLQEQPAFDKKQFVTFMKRYIKLLTAKLEPEKQEHFKKNIEGATKFLLSKLSDLQFFVGESMHDDGSLVFAYYKEGATDPTFLYFAHGLKEVKC
- the LOC107465304 gene encoding translationally-controlled tumor protein homolog isoform X4 → MLVYQDLLTGDELLSDSFPYKEIENGILWEVEGKWVVQGAIDVDIGANPSAEGGEEDEGVDDQTVKVVDIVDTFRLQEQPAFDKKQFVTFMKRYIKLLTAKLEPEKQEHFKKNIEGATKFLLSKLSDLQFFVGESMHDDGSLVFAYYKEGATDPTFLYFAHGLKEIKC